TAAGCCAATCAGATCGAAGGCCAAAGCCCATCGGCCAATAGGAGGAGCAGCAACATTTGCTGTGACCATTTGCCGACGACACCTGCGGTGACAGCAGACCTCCGATCTCTTCGTCTTtatctcgcacacacacacgcacacacacacacacacacacacacacactgtggcccATTTTCTTCTTGCTGCTCTGTCATTTCTCCCTGGCATCCACTCGCTCCTCCTCTATCTTCATCCCTCTGTTCGCCCTCCCTTTTCtattcttcttccttttcttctttaagAAACAGATGTTGCCTTAGGTATTATTTATGTTACACAAACCAAATAAACGGgagacattcatttttattaaaaaaaaaagaaaagaagaaaggtaACGCAAACTGCTAAGGCGCCGTGTTACTGAGCAGAAATGCCAAGCGTGGAGAATCCGAGATCTTCTCTCGCTCCGTTTCTGTCTcctttttgaaaaacaaaatgagattctgtttcttttttttgtttttgtttttttagaagtgTGTGTTTAGTACTTAGGCCTTGATACAGTGATTTTTGTTTAGATGAACCAATGTTCTTTGCAGTTACATTGAATACAGGTCTCTTTTTATTGTGATCATGACACTTCTTGATGACATGCCTTGGATTAACATGACGTTTAAACACAAATCCATTCAGATTAACGTTGGTGTTGATTGGTTTTGTGTTCCAAATCGATTCACCGTCTAAAATCTGAATGGATTTTCATTTCTAAATCCAGGTTTGGATTGTACCTTCTTAGACTGTTATTGAGAAGtctggttttttttactgttgtggaaaattgcaaaaaaaaaaaaaagatatatatactgATAATTATCATTGAGGCTAAATACAAGAGCTAAACTGTGGGGATTGAAGGAGTGGTGGAGTtttcttttgggtttttttggacAATGATTAGatcaaaccaacaaacaaatgtAGCAATATCAACAACAGGTCTTGTTTTTGCCCAATTTTGTTACACTTTTATGcaactttaataaaaacatgtgaaactgacatgttctttgtgtttgccatattttaaaataattcttCCTTGAGGTGAGACGTTTTGACCAGTGAAAACAAATACTGATGACCCAGACTTGGTTGCTATTATTTGCTCTGACATGCCAAAATGTCTGCCATGAAAACCGTCTATTGTCCAAATGATATGAATTCCACACCATTATCATTTTTTGCACACTGCTTTGGTGCCACCTCGTGGTTGCAATCTGGTAACTACATCCACATCTAAGGTGGGTTTGCATTTATGGAAATATTACACTGATTTACTTGCAAGGTTGTTAGTATGAGATGATAATGAAGTGCATATGATTAACATTACAGAGGTTTTGAGttaatttagtgttttttattctttcttttgtaTGCGAAGCATTGTGAGTACATTGCAGATATtgtaaagtgctatataaataaacactgattgcttgagcagaataaaaaaagtaacagcaataaattgataaaaaaaattctaattatGTAGACAGACATAGGAAATCGATGacaaagaaatacacaaaaatacGAGACAATTATTTACATGCTAATATAGTGATTTAGTAGTATGACAAGTacaataatattgtaatatatacTAATATAAAAAACAGTGATAATATGAAACTGTTGCTGGTATACTATGGAAAGTTCAGTATGTCAgattattatgttatattatattagtttGTTCTCGTGAGGACTTTCAGAAACAAGCAGAATTGTGATTGGTTTATACAGTCTGCTCTAGCGTTTCTGATTGGACGAGCAGTGTTCGGAAAGACAGGCGCTCCTATTGGCCAAGTATACAAATGAGCTGGACGCTGATTGGTTGAGCTCGCTGGTAGTTCGAGTCCGGCGAAGTGTGCGAAACTGCGGACTGAAGTGAAGTCTGAAGAGGAGGAAGTAGTTTTTAAAAGAATGGAAATGCGTTGAGGCACAGTTGAAGTTTTGCGCGCAGGGACAAGGTGAGCACAGgtgtgaaattaaattaaaatgtgacgTACTTTACAAACAGCCTCGTCCAAAGGACGGTTAACgtgatgtgcgtgtgtgtgagtgagtgagtgtgtgtgtgtgtgtgtgtgtgtgtgtgtgtgtgtggttaatcCGTGTCTACAGTAGGAGGAAAAGAGAGCGTCGCTGCGTTGACCGCGTTTACTTCATCAACcataatataatgtattattacatGAACGTCAGATAATTCAGTATAAATAATTTATGAGTTAATGAAGTGAGTGATGAGCAGACAGTCATCCTACCGCTGTGTGCGGTTTCAGTTGTAAGCTAGTGTTGCACTTGACTTCACTCCGCTTGATTTGCGGCGAAATTAAGGCAAAAAATATGCGACAACGAGTCTCTTTTAATTCATGTGGACGTTGTAAGTAAGTTTATGAGCCTCTTACTCTCTACTCTGCTTTTTGTTTCAGTCTAATTTCCGCTACGTTAAACGATTTGACTTCTATGACATCACGGAAGCCAGTAGTGGTCAAGCTAGGTGAAGCGAAGCAGCACACTCGGTcagttaacaaaataaaagcccccgTAGTACTACTGCTGTATAGTGTAACACATACtatcattattgtcatcattgTGTACAATTTAGTTATTCTATTGATCTGCTCTTAAAATATCCTTTGTACTCCTCTTGgtgttttgtcccttttaaaaggttttattattccatccatccatcttctacctccacatgagggtcgcggggggagctgtgccaatctcagctgacatagggaaagttctccagtccatcgcagggccacatacagacaaacaaccatacagGTATTTTTTGAATTTGTTCTTTGCCCTAAGAGAGGATGTTGCATTCATAATAATGAAAACCTCACGTTTTAGTGCACTGTGTAGGTTTAGAACAAAACTGAATAAACTTGCATAAAAGGGTTGTAAGTTAATAAtgccaatttcttttttttaaagggaaaaaaaatcctttaatCAGTCTACCTCTAATAAAAAGCATTGTATTGTAGGGCTGCAATAACTATtccattactaaatgaattgccaacaatttttataatcaattaatcaagtgtTTTTCTCAATTACAACAACTTTttgattgttcagcttcttaaatgtaaatattttctggtttccttgctccctataagaaagaaatcatttgaactgaatcatttttgtttgtggacaaaccaagacattcaagaacaggtttggtaaacactgatcaacattttactgaccaaacaagtactcgattaatcaagaaaataatcactggATTGATCAATTacgaaaataatcattagttgcagccctattgtAAATTGATCTATTCATGTTCTTTGGATGAAAGAAACAGACAAGATTTTTCTCAGAGGCTAAGTAAGGACTGTTCAccaaaatgtataaaacataaTGACATAATACCAGCTTTCCTGACTTTGTAACCTGTCTGTTCACAGCTATGCCTGCACAGCCTCCTGTGGTGCAgccagaggaggagatggaggcagaaggaGAGTCGCAACTCCCCCAGGCTAATGGAGAGTTAGAGGAACTGAGAGAACatgaaggaagaggaggtgaaggTGGGGAGGAGAgcatggaggagagagacagtgactTAGATGAGAgtgaagacgaagaagaaggagaagaggaggaggaggaggaggaggaggaagaagaagagagctCGGGTAAAAATTCACtccattattatgattattaagaAATGAAGACTCTGTATCTCaggttttgattgttttgtctttctttctgtctcctggGAAGAGATGGATGATGAAGACTGCGAGCGAAGGAGAGGGGAATGTCTCGATGAGATGCTCGATCTTGAAAAACAATTCCACGACCTGAAGGAGAAGTAAGACGAGCCTAGGTGGAGTTAAAACAGACACATGCCCAGAGGGGATGTTTATTGTGTGAAgaatggaagaagaagaacaaggagAGACTGACGTGTTTTCACTCTATAGGTTGTTCCGGGAGCGGCTGAACCAGGTGAAGGTGAAGCTGGACGAGGTGTTGACAGGGCAGGCTGGAGAATACAGAGAACCACTGGCTGCACTACAGAACAGCATGCAGATACAAACGCACGTGGCTGGTATGTGGCTGCCGTTCTTCCATTTTCCATCAGTGAACACATAACATCTCGTCAGATCAATccgtaaatgtacaaacatattCTTGTTATTGTAGGTGTGTTATGTTTtgatgtgtctctctctgaagGCAGTTCATGGTCACAAGTCTACTTCAAATGTGACCATGCAACCTACTTTTTCTATATTAAGCATGAGCACTTATGCTTATCTGAATAAAAAGCTTAATATTATGTGGAGTAAAAATTTCAAAGATATTACAATGTTCAAAAGGATAATGTAGTCGTGTcttaaacagaataaaaatattatGAAGAATACATCTCTACTATGTTTCCAACAAGATGAAAAAAGGATGATTATGCGAAACTATTATTGACTTTCTTCTTTAGCAAATGGCGTTTTTCCtgttaccaggtactatgctagtggaaacgcaacttaaccgtgccgtgaCGAGGCGAGCCGAGCCAGTACCTGCTCTGAGCTGAGGCGACACTATGCGTGATGTCggcagactgccggccactgattggtcagagtgctgtcacaggaagagacgtccgacacaagaatcaagccaaacaatgccaaactgttggttgatcagttaaaaagacttaacaatcctaaaaatattggttaatctccaacaattaacaGGGAAATGTatgaaatctcaatatttaacagaggagtctgatgtatttGGTGcagcgagcggcatcacaaatcctgccgctgtatttcagtccagtgactgtgtcagactccggtcatggaggaagtactgaacaaaattgttttaattaaccGATTCttatgattcagttacactgaataCACGGCAGTTTCATGGAGTTGTgtagtgatgactccgcccacgttgagtaggcactattttgtagtggaaaagcaaccTCAACTGTGCCGAGGTGAGTGAGGTTTGTTAGTTTCAGTTTTGGAGCCAAATGGAATTTACCAGTAGTTGTACTTAGATGATTAGGTTGTCTGGCGTCAAAGTCAGTTTCTGTCGGCTTCTGGAAGTCATTAAGGACACTTGAGTCTAAAAATAGTCTGCTGCATCTTTTCTGTCTCTAACATCttgcctctctgtgtgtgtgtgtgtgtgtgtgtgtgtgtgtgttttaatgcaggAGTGTACAGAGAAATTTGTCTGCAGATGATCAAACACAAGCATGAGTGTGAAGTGCAAGGAGCAAGGCAGCACCtggaggtaacacacacacacagtatctaaacagaacagaa
This Solea solea chromosome 3, fSolSol10.1, whole genome shotgun sequence DNA region includes the following protein-coding sequences:
- the brms1 gene encoding breast cancer metastasis-suppressor 1 isoform X1, whose amino-acid sequence is MPAQPPVVQPEEEMEAEGESQLPQANGELEELREHEGRGGEGGEESMEERDSDLDESEDEEEGEEEEEEEEEEEEESSEMDDEDCERRRGECLDEMLDLEKQFHDLKEKLFRERLNQVKVKLDEVLTGQAGEYREPLAALQNSMQIQTHVAGVYREICLQMIKHKHECEVQGARQHLESERTLLFDAMKTELLEKIRRLEEDRQNIDLTSEWSDEMKSKKCKRKNLFGRTERKKKVALVSGPFIVYMLRDIDILEDWTAIKKAKAALSPLKIKAEICLSER
- the brms1 gene encoding breast cancer metastasis-suppressor 1 isoform X2, whose translation is MPAQPPVVQPEEEMEAEGESQLPQANGELEELREHEGRGGEGGEESMEERDSDLDESEDEEEGEEEEEEEEEEEEESSEMDDEDCERRRGECLDEMLDLEKQFHDLKEKLFRERLNQVKVKLDEVLTGQAGEYREPLAALQNSMQIQTHVAGVYREICLQMIKHKHECEVQGARQHLESERTLLFDAMKTELLEKIRRLEEDRQNIDLTSEWSDEMKSKKCKRKNLFGRTERKKKVALVSGPFIVYMLRDIDILEDWTAIKKAKAALSPLKIKAEKR